A single genomic interval of Acidobacteriota bacterium harbors:
- a CDS encoding twin-arginine translocation signal domain-containing protein: MIWSPSRRTFLQGLGAAACGATVRAHAQGQPSGPARLDRLDLLLYRDDAGAIRSVTTPAEWRRRRAAIASAMQDVMGPVPGSERRTPLDIQITSEVDAGTYVRRAITYASEPGSRTPAWLLVPKTALSGRASARAILCLHPTDHEIGHDVVVGLGGRPNRAYAAELAERGFVTLAPSYPLLARYQPDVRGLGYVSGTMKAIWDNMRGVDLLESLPFVRPGGVGAIGHSLGGHNAVYTAVFDERIAAVVSSCGLDLYTDYYDGNPQVWQPEKGWCQLRYMPRLLDYAGRLDAIPFDFAEMIGALAPRPCFISAPLRDSNFRWASVDRIAAAARPVYRLLGAPDGLTVIHPDADHDFPDEARQQAYALLTRALA, from the coding sequence ATGATCTGGTCTCCGAGTCGTCGAACGTTCCTGCAGGGACTCGGTGCCGCTGCGTGTGGTGCGACAGTGCGCGCGCATGCGCAGGGTCAGCCGTCCGGCCCCGCCAGGCTCGATCGCCTCGACCTGCTCCTCTATCGGGATGATGCGGGCGCGATTCGTTCCGTCACCACGCCTGCAGAATGGCGCCGACGACGCGCCGCGATCGCCAGCGCGATGCAGGACGTGATGGGACCGGTGCCAGGCAGCGAACGACGGACGCCGCTCGACATCCAGATCACGAGTGAGGTGGATGCCGGCACCTACGTGCGCCGGGCGATCACGTATGCGTCGGAGCCGGGCTCGCGAACGCCGGCGTGGCTGCTCGTGCCCAAGACCGCGCTGTCTGGACGCGCATCCGCACGCGCCATCCTGTGCCTGCATCCAACCGACCACGAAATCGGCCACGACGTGGTCGTCGGTCTCGGCGGACGCCCGAACCGCGCGTATGCCGCCGAACTCGCCGAACGCGGCTTCGTGACGCTCGCACCGTCCTATCCACTGCTCGCCCGCTATCAACCTGACGTTCGCGGACTCGGCTACGTGAGCGGGACGATGAAGGCCATCTGGGACAACATGCGCGGCGTGGACCTGCTGGAGTCGCTGCCGTTCGTGCGGCCCGGCGGCGTCGGCGCGATCGGACACTCACTGGGCGGACACAACGCCGTCTACACCGCCGTGTTCGACGAACGGATCGCGGCCGTCGTCTCCAGTTGCGGGCTCGACCTGTACACGGACTACTACGATGGCAATCCGCAGGTCTGGCAGCCGGAGAAGGGCTGGTGTCAGCTCCGCTACATGCCGCGGCTGCTCGACTACGCCGGCCGGCTCGACGCCATCCCCTTCGACTTCGCCGAGATGATCGGCGCGCTCGCGCCGCGCCCGTGCTTCATCAGCGCACCGCTGCGCGACTCGAACTTCCGCTGGGCGAGCGTGGATCGCATCGCCGCTGCCGCGCGGCCCGTCTACCGGCTGCTCGGCGCGCCTGATGGCCTCACGGTGATCCATCCGGACGCCGATCACGACTTCCCCGACGAGGCGCGCCAGCAGGCGTACGCGCTG
- a CDS encoding PQQ-binding-like beta-propeller repeat protein, which translates to MNDWSPATGNRKSSVRALACIVSVALAVAGCGSTAAPPFGAGADWSSYLGDKGTTHYSTLDQITTANVSGLKVAWTFDTIASAAADKTTPVAKGDYQTNNLIVDGVLFTASPARHVFALDAATGAVRWRFDPLTEREDAVGNRQRGLAYWANGSDRRVFTSAGTWLYALDAATGKPIRTFGDNGSIHLGRGLGLGGTPSVKLNTPGVVYKDLLILGGLIPEDVAGGIRAFDVRTGELKWTFRTIPRPGEEGYETWPPDAWKTIGGASDWSGHSVDEQRGIVYVSTETAGPDFWGADRYGENLFANSVIALDANTGRRLWHYQIVHHDLWDLDMPAPPTLLSVTHDGKRIDAVAQGTKHGLLFAFDRVTGVPLWPIHERPTTPARIPGVQVWPTQPVPEKPAPLMRQRYTADDVSDISPMASLLTSERLARSGNAGAMPPPSTDETILFPGPDGGFEWGGAAVDPDGVLYANVNEIPWFYRMIPTRDESGAALSLGHRQYLVHCAACHGADRRGDPRGGMPRLDTLKGTRTQEYVANVIVQGGGRMPPFERLSQRQRTAIVGFLFGAETPATNAKADDDTEVEPPYAFGGFQRWFDREGYPAIKPPWGTLNAVDMNTGELLWKVPLGEYPELTARGIPPTGTENYGGPVVTAGGLIFIGASADETFRAFDKKTGRVLWRATLPFSGTATPSTYMANGKQYVVISAGGGKSGRPAGGTIVAFALPD; encoded by the coding sequence ATGAATGACTGGTCGCCGGCGACCGGCAACAGGAAATCGAGCGTGCGGGCCCTGGCCTGCATCGTGAGTGTCGCGCTCGCAGTGGCGGGTTGCGGCTCGACGGCCGCGCCGCCGTTCGGGGCGGGGGCGGACTGGTCGTCGTATCTCGGCGACAAGGGGACCACGCACTACTCCACGCTCGACCAGATCACGACGGCCAACGTGAGCGGGCTGAAGGTCGCGTGGACGTTCGACACGATCGCGTCAGCAGCCGCTGACAAGACGACGCCTGTCGCGAAGGGGGACTACCAGACGAACAACTTGATCGTCGACGGTGTGCTCTTCACGGCGTCGCCGGCGCGGCACGTCTTCGCGCTCGACGCGGCAACGGGCGCCGTGCGGTGGCGCTTCGATCCGCTGACGGAACGCGAAGACGCCGTCGGCAACAGGCAGCGCGGACTCGCGTACTGGGCCAACGGCAGCGACAGGCGCGTGTTCACGTCGGCCGGCACATGGTTGTACGCGCTCGACGCAGCGACAGGCAAGCCGATTCGCACGTTCGGCGACAACGGCTCTATCCACCTCGGACGTGGGCTCGGCCTCGGCGGCACGCCATCGGTCAAGCTGAACACACCGGGCGTCGTGTACAAGGACCTGCTGATCCTCGGCGGGCTCATCCCGGAAGACGTGGCCGGCGGCATCAGGGCGTTCGACGTACGGACAGGCGAACTGAAGTGGACGTTCCGCACGATCCCGCGGCCCGGTGAAGAAGGCTACGAGACGTGGCCGCCAGACGCGTGGAAGACGATCGGCGGCGCGTCGGATTGGTCCGGGCATTCGGTGGATGAACAGCGCGGCATCGTGTACGTCTCCACCGAGACCGCGGGGCCCGACTTCTGGGGCGCCGACAGGTACGGCGAGAACCTGTTCGCCAATTCGGTGATCGCCCTCGACGCCAACACGGGGCGCCGTCTCTGGCACTACCAGATCGTCCATCACGATCTGTGGGACCTCGACATGCCCGCGCCGCCGACGCTGCTCAGCGTGACGCACGACGGCAAACGCATCGACGCCGTCGCGCAGGGCACCAAGCACGGGCTGCTCTTCGCGTTCGATCGCGTGACGGGCGTGCCGTTGTGGCCGATCCACGAGCGTCCGACGACGCCCGCGCGTATTCCCGGCGTGCAGGTGTGGCCCACGCAACCCGTGCCCGAGAAGCCCGCGCCGCTCATGCGCCAGCGCTATACCGCAGACGATGTGTCGGACATCTCGCCCATGGCGAGCCTGCTCACGAGCGAGCGCCTCGCGCGCAGCGGCAACGCCGGTGCCATGCCGCCGCCGAGCACCGACGAGACGATCCTGTTCCCCGGCCCGGACGGGGGCTTCGAGTGGGGTGGCGCGGCAGTCGATCCCGACGGCGTGCTCTACGCGAACGTCAACGAGATCCCGTGGTTCTACAGGATGATCCCGACGCGCGACGAGTCGGGCGCGGCGTTGAGCCTGGGCCACCGGCAGTACCTGGTTCACTGCGCTGCCTGTCATGGTGCCGATCGACGCGGTGATCCACGCGGAGGCATGCCGCGACTCGACACATTGAAAGGCACGCGCACGCAGGAATACGTGGCGAACGTGATCGTCCAGGGGGGCGGCCGCATGCCGCCCTTCGAGCGTCTCAGTCAGCGCCAGCGCACCGCCATCGTCGGGTTCCTCTTCGGCGCGGAGACGCCTGCGACGAACGCGAAGGCCGACGATGACACGGAGGTCGAGCCGCCGTATGCATTCGGTGGATTCCAGCGCTGGTTCGATCGCGAAGGCTATCCCGCGATCAAACCGCCGTGGGGCACGCTGAACGCCGTCGACATGAACACCGGCGAACTGCTGTGGAAGGTGCCGCTCGGCGAGTATCCCGAACTCACCGCGCGCGGCATTCCGCCGACGGGCACCGAGAACTACGGCGGCCCCGTCGTCACGGCGGGCGGCCTGATCTTCATCGGCGCGTCGGCAGACGAGACGTTCCGCGCGTTCGACAAGAAGACGGGCCGCGTGTTGTGGCGGGCGACGCTGCCCTTCAGTGGCACCGCCACGCCGAGTACGTACATGGCCAACGGCAAGCAGTACGTGGTGATCTCGGCCGGTGGCGGGAAGTCAGGCAGGCCCGCCGGCGGCACGATCGTGGCGTTCGCGCTGCCCGACTGA
- a CDS encoding SDR family oxidoreductase, with amino-acid sequence MAGRLTGKRALITAAGQGIGRASAEAFVREGALVIATDIDPGTLATLTGCETRVLDVTDGDAIAALAADVGAIDVLFNCAGMVPAGTILDCDEEQWDRAFDLNVKAQYRLARAFLPAMLAQGRGSIVNMSSVASSVTGVPNRFAYGASKAAVIGLTKAIAADFVGRGIRCNAICPGTVESPSLRARIRTQATASGQNEQDVHAAFRARQPMGRLGMPEEIAQLAVYLASDESSFTTGAIHVIDGGWTT; translated from the coding sequence GTGGCTGGACGACTGACTGGGAAGCGCGCGCTCATCACGGCGGCGGGGCAGGGGATCGGGCGGGCGAGCGCCGAGGCGTTCGTCCGGGAAGGCGCGTTGGTGATCGCCACCGACATCGATCCCGGCACGTTGGCCACGCTGACCGGGTGCGAGACGCGTGTGCTCGACGTGACTGACGGTGACGCGATCGCCGCGCTGGCAGCCGACGTCGGCGCGATCGACGTGCTCTTCAACTGCGCCGGCATGGTACCGGCGGGCACCATCCTCGACTGCGACGAAGAGCAGTGGGACCGCGCGTTCGACCTGAACGTGAAGGCGCAGTATCGCCTCGCGCGCGCGTTCCTGCCGGCCATGCTCGCGCAGGGCCGCGGCTCGATCGTCAACATGTCGTCGGTGGCGTCGAGCGTCACCGGCGTGCCGAATCGCTTCGCGTACGGCGCGAGCAAGGCAGCCGTGATCGGCCTCACGAAAGCCATCGCGGCCGACTTCGTGGGCCGGGGCATCCGCTGCAACGCGATCTGTCCGGGCACCGTCGAATCGCCGTCGCTGCGCGCACGCATCCGCACGCAGGCCACCGCGAGCGGGCAGAACGAACAGGACGTCCACGCGGCCTTCCGCGCGCGCCAACCCATGGGCCGCCTGGGCATGCCGGAGGAGATCGCGCAGCTCGCGGTCTACCTCGCGTCTGACGAGTCGTCCTTCACGACGGGCGCGATCCACGTGATCGACGGCGGCTGGACGACGTGA